A stretch of the Bacillus licheniformis DSM 13 = ATCC 14580 genome encodes the following:
- a CDS encoding pyridoxal phosphate-dependent aminotransferase, with amino-acid sequence MNLAKRVSALTPSATLAITAKAKELKAAGHDVIGLGAGEPDFNTPEHIIEAAVRSMNEGHTKYTPSGGLAALKDSIRDKFKRDQGIEYSQSEVIVCTGAKHALYTLFQVLLDEGDEVIIPTPYWVSYPEQVKLAGGKPVFVEGLEENSFKISPEQLEKAVTEKTKAVIINSPSNPTGMMYTEEELKALGEVCLRRNVLIVSDEIYEKLIYGGKKHVSIAQLSPELKNQTVIINGVSKSHSMTGWRIGYAAGSEPIIKAMTNLASHSTSNPTSVAQYGAIAAYNGPNEPVEEMRKAFEERLNKVYELLVDIPGLTCLKPEGAFYLFPNAKKAAESCGFSSVDEFAEALLEEEKVAIVPGSGFGAPDNIRLSYATSLSLLEEAVERIRRFVVNRSR; translated from the coding sequence TTGAATCTAGCTAAAAGAGTATCAGCGTTAACACCATCTGCAACATTGGCAATCACTGCAAAAGCAAAAGAATTAAAAGCGGCAGGGCACGACGTCATCGGTCTTGGGGCAGGTGAGCCGGATTTTAATACGCCTGAGCACATCATTGAAGCGGCTGTCCGTTCGATGAACGAAGGACATACCAAATACACGCCTTCCGGCGGTCTTGCGGCGCTGAAAGACAGCATCCGCGATAAATTCAAGCGCGATCAGGGAATTGAATACAGCCAATCGGAAGTTATTGTGTGCACAGGTGCAAAGCATGCTCTTTACACCCTATTTCAAGTGCTCCTCGACGAAGGGGACGAAGTGATTATTCCGACTCCGTACTGGGTCAGCTATCCTGAACAAGTCAAGCTTGCAGGCGGCAAACCTGTGTTTGTGGAAGGCCTTGAGGAAAACAGCTTCAAGATTTCTCCGGAGCAGCTCGAAAAAGCCGTCACAGAAAAAACGAAGGCTGTGATCATCAATTCCCCAAGCAATCCGACAGGGATGATGTATACGGAAGAAGAGCTCAAAGCTCTCGGTGAAGTATGCCTTCGACGCAACGTTTTAATCGTATCTGATGAAATATATGAAAAGCTGATTTACGGCGGAAAAAAACATGTATCCATTGCACAGCTTTCTCCAGAACTTAAAAACCAAACCGTGATCATCAACGGGGTTTCCAAGTCACACAGCATGACCGGCTGGAGAATCGGTTATGCAGCAGGCAGCGAACCGATCATTAAAGCGATGACGAACCTAGCCAGCCACAGCACGTCAAATCCGACATCTGTCGCTCAATATGGAGCCATTGCCGCTTACAATGGGCCAAACGAGCCTGTTGAGGAGATGAGAAAAGCTTTTGAAGAACGGCTGAACAAGGTGTATGAACTGCTTGTTGACATTCCGGGATTAACATGCCTGAAGCCTGAAGGAGCCTTCTACTTGTTCCCGAATGCAAAAAAAGCGGCAGAATCGTGCGGCTTTTCAAGCGTTGATGAATTCGCCGAAGCGCTTTTGGAAGAAGAAAAGGTTGCGATCGTTCCTGGTTCAGGGTTCGGCGCACCGGACAACATCCGTCTGTCGTATGCGACATCCCTGTCACTTTTGGAAGAAGCGGTTGAACGCATCCGCCGCTTTGTCGTGAATCGCAGCCGCTAG